The Medicago truncatula cultivar Jemalong A17 chromosome 4, MtrunA17r5.0-ANR, whole genome shotgun sequence genome includes a region encoding these proteins:
- the LOC11446900 gene encoding polyphenol oxidase A1, chloroplastic, whose protein sequence is MASISPLSIISTIKISHSSSMYQFSQKQQKSSKHRKLPRRQVITFSGNISNQNNPKEEQELQNIVVGNRRNVLIGLGGLCGTFTTNPFALASPISPPDLSKCRSSHISSGAIDIDCCPPKSTKIIDYKFPPLTQPLRVRQAAHLVNDEYLQKYKKAIELMKALPSNDPRSFMQQANVHCAYCDGAYSQVGFPNLDLQVHGSWLFFPFHRWYLYFYERILGSLINDPTFALPFWNYDAPNGMRFPSIYTDPTSPLYDKLRNAKHQPPTLIDFNYGHCDDIDEDGENNIIHTNLTIMYRQVVSRGKNSRLFLGYPYRAGGVPKCAGSVEIVPHNTVHNWSGDTRQPNHENMGTFYSAARDPVFFSHHSNIDRLWSIWKTLGGKRKDFDDKDWLESEFLFYDENKNLVKVNVKDCLDTQKLGYDYQDVPIPWLNAKPTPCKKIQKKVEVAQGNSFGTGKARLSEINENLTNSRNDVKFPLVLDNIVSTIVRRPKKSRSKTEKEEEEEVLVIEGIEFDKSLGVKFDVFINDEDAKEIKPVNTEFAGSFVNVPHSSHDHKKKKTNSCLRVGLTDLLKDLGAEDDDSIVVTLVPRYRKGLVKITNIKIELEG, encoded by the coding sequence ATGGCATCTATCTCACCTCTTTCCATTATATCCACAATCAAAATTTCCCATTCTTCTTCCATGTATCAATtttcacaaaaacaacaaaaatcttcTAAACATAGAAAATTACCAAGACGCCAAGTGATCACATTCAGTGGTAATATTAGTAACCAAAACAACCCTAAAGAAGAACAAGAACTACAAAACATTGTTGTAGGAAATAGGAGAAATGTTCTAATTGGCCTTGGAGGACTTTGTGGTACTTTCACCACTAACCCTTTTGCCCTAGCTTCTCCAATATCCCCACCTGACCTTTCTAAATGTAGGTCATCACATATATCCTCAGGTGCAATTGATATTGATTGTTGTCCACCAAAATCCACAAAAATCATAGATTACAAATTTCCTCCATTAACTCAACCCTTAAGGGTTAGACAAGCAGCACATTTGGTCAACGATGAATAtcttcaaaaatacaaaaaagccATTGAACTCATGAAAGCCTTACCATCCAATGATCCACGTAGTTTCATGCAACAAGCAAACGTCCACTGTGCTTATTGTGATGGTGCATATTCCCAAGTTGGCTTCCCTAACCTTGATCTTCAAGTTCATGGCTCTTGgctcttttttccttttcataggTGGTACCTTTATTTCTATGAAAGGATCTTAGGTAGCTTGATCAATGATCCAACCTTTGCTTTACCATTTTGGAACTATGACGCTCCTAATGGCATGCGATTTCCCTCCATTTACACCGACCCTACATCTCCTCTTTACGACAAACTCCGAAATGCAAAACATCAACCTCCAACACTCATAGACTTCAACTATGGTCACTGCGATGACATCGATGAAGATGGTGAAAATAACATAATCCACACAAACCTTACTATAATGTATAGACAGGTTGTGTCTAGAGGAAAAAACTCAAGACTTTTCCTCGGATACCCTTACCGTGCTGGAGGTGTACCGAAATGTGCTGGATCCGTAGAGATTGTTCCTCATAATACAGTTCATAATTGGAGTGGTGATACTAGGCAACCTAACCATGAAAACATGGGAACTTTCTATTCAGCAGCAAGAGATCCTGTTTTTTTCTCTCACCATTCAAATATTGATAGGTTATGGTCTATATGGAAAACACTTGGTGGGAAAAGAAAGGATTTCGATGACAAAGATTGGTTAGAATCAGAGTTTCTTTTCTATGATGAAAATAAGAATCTCGTTAAGGTTAATGTCAAAGATTGTCTTGACACACAAAAATTGGGCTATGATTACCAAGATGTTCCTATTCCATGGTTAAATGCTAAACCTACACCatgtaaaaaaatacaaaaaaaagtgGAAGTTGCACAAGGAAATAGTTTTGGTACTGGTAAAGCTCGTCTAAGTGAGATCAATGAGAACTTAACTAATTCAAGGAACGATGTTAAGTTTCCATTGGTTTTGGATAATATTGTGAGTACAATTGTGAGGAGGCCAAAGAAATCAAGGAGCAAAacggagaaggaagaagaggaagaggttTTAGTGATTGAAGGGATTGAGTTTGATAAGAGTTTAGGTGTTAAGTTTGATGTTTTCATTAATGATGAAGATGCTAAGGAGATTAAGCCAGTTAATACGGAGTTTGCTGGAAGCTTTGTGAATGTACCTCATTCTTCCCATGATCACAAAAAGAAGAAGACTAATAGCTGTTTAAGGGTTGGATTAACGGATTTGTTGAAAGATTTGGGAGCTGAGGATGATGATAGCATTGTGGTTACTTTGGTTCCAAGGTACAGGAAAGGACTTGTTAAAATCACAAACATTAAGATAGAGCTTGAAGGTTGA